One Mangifera indica cultivar Alphonso chromosome 4, CATAS_Mindica_2.1, whole genome shotgun sequence genomic region harbors:
- the LOC123213056 gene encoding endoglucanase 25-like encodes MSMYGRDPWGGPLEINTADSATDDDRSRNLQDFDRAALSRPLDETQQSWLLGPTEQKKKKYVDLGCIIVSRKIFVWTVGTLLVSGLLAGFITLIVKTVPHHHHAHGPPDNYTLALHKALMFFNAQKSGRLPKHNNVSWRGNSCLNDGKSSSSSSSITKDLVGGYYDAGDAIKFHFPASFAMTMLSWSVIEYSAKYEAAGELNHVKDIIKWGADYFLKTFNHTADSISIMISQVGVGDTSGGSTTENDHYCWMRPEDIDYDRPVAQCSSCSDLAAEMAAALASASIVFKDNKAYSQKLVHGAKTLFRFSREQRGRYSAGNEAAIFYNSTSYWDEFIWGGAWLYYATGNSSYLQLATTTGIAKHAGVFWGILDNSVLSWDNKLAGAALLLSRLRLFLSPGYPYEEMLRTFHNQTSITMCSFLPDFTSFNRTRGGLIQLNHGRPQPLQYVANAAFLAALFSDYLDAADTPGWYCGPNFFSTDVLRKFAKTQIDYILGKNPQKMSYIAGFGNHYPKHVHHRGASIPKNKIRYNCKGGWKWRDSKKPNPNTLVGAMVAGPDKHDGFHDVRTNYNYTEPTLAGNAGLVAALVALSGEKSTGIDKNTIFSAVPPMFPTPPPPPAPWKP; translated from the exons ATGAGTATGTACGGCAGAGATCCATGGGGCGGGCCCCTTGAGATAAACACGGCGGACTCAGCCACCGACGACGACCGCAGTAGGAATCTGCAGGATTTCGATCGAGCTGCGTTGTCGAGACCGTTGGATGAGACGCAGCAGAGCTGGCTTTTGGGTCCTACtgagcagaagaagaagaagtacgTAGATCTGGGATGTATCATTGTGAGCCGTAAGATCTTTGTTTGGACGGTCGGAACTCTCCTCGTCTCCGGCTTATTGGCTGGTTTCATCACTCTTATTGTCAAGACTGTGCCACATCATCACCATGCTCATGGCCCTCCTGATAATTACACCCTCGCTCTTCACAAGGCCCTCATGTTTTTCAATGCTCAGAAAT CGGGGAGGTTGCCCAAGCATAATAATGTGTCGTGGAGAGGTAATTCATGTTTGAATGATGGGAAATCGTCTTCCTCGAGTTCAAGTATTACCAAAGATCTGGTGGGGGGCTATTACGATGCTGGGGATgctattaaatttcatttcccAGCATCTTTTGCTATGACTATGCTTAGTTGGAGTGTGATTGAGTACAGTGCTAAATATGAAGCTGCTGGTGAACTCAACCATGTTAAAGACATTATCAAATGGGGTGCTGATTATTTTCTCAAGACCTTCAATCATACTGCGGATTCTATTTCTATCATGATTTCACAG GTTGGAGTGGGCGATACAAGCGGTGGAAGTACCACTGAAAATGATCATTATTGTTGGATGCGTCCTGAGGACATTGATTATGATCGACCTGTTGCACAATGTAGTAGTTGTTCAGATCTTGCAGCTGAAATGGCTGCTGCTTTGGCTTCTGCATCTATTGTTTTTAAGGACAATAAGGCGTATTCGCAGAAACTTGTTCATGGTGCGAAAACCCTATTTAGGTTCTCGAGGGAACAGCGAGGCAGATACAGTGCTGGTAATGAGGCTGCGATTTTCTATAATTCTACTAGTTACTGGGATGAGTTTATTTGGGGTGGAGCTTGGTTGTACTATGCAACTGGGAATTCTTCCTATCTTCAGCTCGCTACCACAACTGGTATTGCTAAACATGCTGGGGTTTTCTGGGGAATTCTAGATAATAGCGTACTTAGCTGGGACAACAAGCTTGCCGGTGCTGCT CTGCTTTTAAGCCGCTTGAGATTGTTCTTGAGCCCTGGGTATCCATATGAAGAAATGTTGAGGACGTTCCACAATCAAACAAGCATAACCATGTGCTCGTTCCTCCCGGATTTCACAAGCTTTAATAGGACCAGAG GAGGCTTGATCCAATTAAACCATGGAAGGCCTCAGCCTCTCCAATATGTTGCCAATGCAGCCTTCTTGGCAGCCTTATTCAGTGATTATCTTGATGCTGCAGATACACCTGGATGGTATTGTGGACCCAATTTCTTTTCAACTGATGTCTTGCGTAAATTTGCAAAGACCCAG ATTGATTACATCCTTGGCAAAAATCCTCAGAAAATGAGCTACATAGCGGGTTTTGGTAATCATTATCCGAAACATGTCCACCATAGAGGAGCTTCTATACCAAAGAATAAGATAAGATACAACTGTAAAGGAGGATGGAAATGGAGGGACAGTAAAAAGCCAAACCCAAATACACTTGTTGGTGCTATGGTTGCTGGTCCTGACAAGCATGATGGTTTTCATGATGTGAGAACTAACTATAATTATACCGAGCCAACTCTAGCAGGTAATGCAGGTTTGGTTGCAGCCCTTGTGGCTTTGTCAGGGGAAAAGAGTACTGGCATAGACAAGAACACCATTTTCTCTGCTGTTCCTCCAATGTTCCCAACTCCACCGCCACCCCCAGCACCATGGAAACCATAA
- the LOC123213057 gene encoding MLO-like protein 13: MEEESNSMEHTPTWVVAVVCFVIILISFCAEQGLHKLGKWLKRNKQDALFEALQKLQEELMLLGFVSLLLTVFQDAISHICMPTYLGSFMLPCKRQTVSHKEYSHGAVSSRRQLLSIESGWEHCANKGKIPFLSMEALHQLHIFIFVLAVVHVIFCVTMIILGGLKIRQWKQWEDSVKQATEGGTPKDTPRRHHHEFLVTRAMGYWRRAAVVSWMISFLKQFYGSVTKSDYIALRQGFIITHCPASPGFDFHKHMTQTLERDLRKVVGIRWHLWLFVVVFLLLNVAGWHTFFWLSFLPIVLLLLVGAKLEHIITRLAQEAKEKRDDPELPVNPSDDHFWFGRPGIVLDLIHFILFQNSFEIAFFFSIWCLYGFHSCILEKPGYIIPRLITGVIVQVLCSYSTLPLYALVALMGSKFRWPENVRSSIDNWVSTVKIRGEASKRGSSDADRTQTQLQTHTHKMTQESSEIEEMVVIEKATPITEFS; the protein is encoded by the exons ATGGAGGAGGAGTCCAATTCTATGGAGCATACACCAACATGGGTTGTGGCTGTTGTCTGTTTTGTCATCATTCTCATCTCTTTTTGTGCCGAGCAAGGTCTTCATAAACTTGGAAAG TGGTTGAAGCGTAACAAGCAAGATGCTCTCTTTGAGGCCTTGCAAAAATTACAAGAGG AACTGATGcttttagggtttgtttcccTTCTTTTAACCGTTTTTCAAGATGCAATAAGCCATATATGCATGCCAACTTATCTTGGATCCTTCATGCTTCCTTGCAAAAGGCAGACAGTCTCACACAAGGAATATTCTCATGGAGCTGTAAGTTCTCGGCGACAGTTACTGTCTATAGAATCTGGTTGGGAGCATTGTGCAAATAAG GGGAAGATTCCATTTTTATCAATGGAAGCATTGCACCAGCTAcatattttcatctttgtaTTAGCAGTTGTTCACGTCATCTTTTGTGTGACTATGATAATTCTTGGAGGATTGAAG ATAAGACAATGGAAGCAGTGGGAAGATTCAGTTAAGCAGGCAACAGAGGGTGGTACTCCCAAGGACACTCCTCGACGCCATCACCATGAATTTTTGGTTACACGAGCAATGGGATATTGGAGAAGGGCAGCTGTTGTGAGTTGGATG ATATCATTCCTCAAACAGTTTTATGGCTCTGTTACTAAGTCAGACTACATAGCACTGCGACAAGGATTTATAATA ACTCATTGCCCAGCAAGTCCTGGTTTTGATTTTCATAAGCACATGACACAGACACTTGAAAGGGATCTCAGAAAAGTTGTTGGCATAAG ATGGCACTTGTGGCTATTTGTTGTTGTCTTTTTGCTGCTGAATGTGGCAG GATGGCACACATTTTTTTGGTTGTCATTTCTGCCAATAGTG CTTCTACTTCTTGTGGGTGCAAAGTTAGAACACATAATCACCCGCCTGGCTCAGGAGgcaaaggaaaaaagagatgatccagAGTTACCAGTGAATCCATCCGATGACCACTTTTGGTTTGGTCGCCCGGGCATTGTTCTTGACTTGATACACTTCATTTTATTTCAGAATTCGTTTGAGATTGCATTCTTCTTCTCGATATGG TGCCTCTATGGGTTCCATTCGTGCATCTTAGAAAAACCGGGTTACATTATCCCAAGACTTATTACAGG TGTGATTGTTCAAGTTCTCTGCAGTTACAGCACCCTGCCTTTGTATGCTCTTGTTGCTCTG ATGGGAAGCAAATTCAGGTGGCCTGAGAATGTGAGATCATCTATAGACAACTGGGTTTCAACTGTAAAGATTAGAGGTGAAGCAAGCAAGAGGGGAAGTTCAGATGCAGACAGGACACAAACGCAGTTGCAGACACACACGCATAAGATGACCCAAGAATCATCCGAAATTGAAGAAATGGTTGTCATTGAAAAAGCAACACCAATAACTGAGTTCTCTTAA
- the LOC123213058 gene encoding transmembrane protein 64-like, whose amino-acid sequence MQNSSEELVTHIKEDSEYVRLVVSSEAGPTSEPQLQTRTKSFIIWWIKAFAFCVFLLLVSLVLLKWGLPFLFEKVLFPMMQWEATAFGRPVLAIVLVASLAFFPVFLIPSGPSMWLAGMIFGYGLGFVIIMVGTTVGMVLPYFIGLLFRDRIHQWLKRWPQKAAMLRLAGEGSWFHQFRVVALFRVSPFPYTIFNYAIVVTSMRFWPYLCGSIAGMVPEAFIYIYSGRLIRTLADVHYGNYHLTTVEIVYNIISFILAVVTTIAFTVYAKRALKDLERGKANLEAPSGSNNDDTFEMNKLPPEISKHLGSSSSSLQ is encoded by the exons ATGCAAAATTCATCTGAGGAGTTGGTTACACATATTAAGGAAGATAGTGAGTATGTTAGGTTGGTTGTTTCCAGTGAAGCAGGCCCAACATCTGAACCCCAACTACAAACAAGGACTAAATCTTTCATCATCTGGTGGATCAAAGCCTTTGCTTTCTGCGTTTTTCTTCTTCTCGTCTCTCTTGTCCTCTTAAAATGGGGACTCCCTTTTCTTTTCGAAAAG GTTCTCTTCCCAATGATGCAATGGGAAGCAACTGCCTTTGGCCGTCCTGTTCTAGCTATAGTGCTTGTTGCTTCTTTGGCATTTTTCCCTGTGTTCTTAATACCTTCGGGTCCTTCAATGTGGTTGGCTGGTATGATTTTCGGTTATGGTCTTGGGTTTGTTATAATTATGGTTGGAACAACTGTAGGAATGGTCCTTCCTTATTTCATTGGCCTACTGTTCCGTGACCGCATACAt CAATGGTTAAAGAGATGGCCTCAGAAAGCTGCTATGCTTAGACTCGCTGGGGAAGGAAGCTGGTTCCATCAATTCCGAGTAGTTGCTCTCTTTCGAGTTTCTCCTTTTCCATACACAATTTTCAACTATGCAATTGTGGTTACTAGTATGAGATTTTGGCCCTATTTGTGTGGATCAATTGCTGGGATGGTGCCAGAAGCTTTCATTTACATCTATAG TGGTAGGCTAATAAGGACATTAGCAGATGTGCACTATGGGAACTATCACTTGACTACAGTGGAAATTGTGTACAACATTATTTCCTTCATTCTTGCAGTTGTCACTACTATTGCTTTTACTGTTTACGCAAAAAGGGCTTTGAAGGATCTTGAAAGGGGAAAGGCCAACCTCGAAGCACCATCTGGTTCCAATAATGATGACACTTTTGAGATGAATAAGCTTCCCCCTGAAATATCCAAGCATTTGGgttcctcatcttcttcattaCAGTAA